The Periplaneta americana isolate PAMFEO1 chromosome 1, P.americana_PAMFEO1_priV1, whole genome shotgun sequence DNA segment TAAGTATGtcccttattatataatttcttaatttgtatGTTATATCAACAATCTAAATCCAttagtttcccgtaacacatgtcAGAAAAAGTATGGTTGCCATGTAGTGCCGAAGAATTGAGCAGTTACAGAATTGTCTTCACTTTTTACAAAATCTTCAAAAAGGACAAAAGCTCTAGATAATGAGGTAAAAAAAAAGGCTACCAAAGTATCTGCCACTAGATGAAACTATAGAAGCagaatgatagatgtcatttTTAATCTCAAAACTGAACTTGTCACGCTCTTTCAGTCAATGATGGTAGATGAAGACATAAGGGATGATAAAACAAGGCCATGTGCCACGGGATGTTATAATCTTTTgagttttgaattttgatttTTACTTTTGGTGTTTTTATATGTGTCTCCACTAGTCGGATTCTTTGTTCAACATGTTGCAGAAAAAAAATCCATGATATTGGTTTCTGCAAGCAAAAAGTTGATGACTTCAAAAAAACATCTTTGTTCGCTGCGTGAAAATTTCGATGAGGCGATCTGGTCGAAGATTGAATCTGACGTACAACAAGACTGCAAAAAAAAAGAGACGGAGAATGGATACGGACGGAAATGAAATTAAAGATTCTTACCGCCGATTATTTTATGAGATAATCGGTACAATTATCACACAATTGATTACTAGATTCTCGAACATTGATCAGTTACAATTTCTTTCAATACTTGATAATACGAAATATGATGAGTATGACAAGGCTTTCCCAGAACAAGTTTAATACATTACTTAAACATTATGGCAATACTTCAACATCATGCGCTTAAAAAGTGAACTCTGTTATGTACTCGTATATTCGTGTCctcaatttcaaaataaaaagatTTACGAGTTTCATCAAGATTTGTGTAAGATGGAATTTACAGATGTTGTGCCACAAGTGGAAATGTTCAGTGAACTATTTTGACAATTCCTGCGAGTAGTAATTCAGCAGAATGCTCGTTTTCAGCTCTCCGGAGAATTCATAACAATACTCTCACGAATGATAATGCTAAGTCTCATATGACTAACACTGTTCAAAGATTCATGCAGCAGCGCCACTTTGAAAGTAAGTCCAGAAGTCCAGACTTTAAATCGATCGAACAAGTTTGGGTCAAACTCGAAAGACGTATTCAAGTAATGGATCAACCTCCCCAAACACTTCGTGCTCTTGAGAAAGCCCTTGTGAACGAAAGACAACTGTCTCATGTGGCTAACACCGTTCAAAGATTCATGCAACAGCGCCACTTTGCAAGTAATGGAGTGGCCATCGAGAAGTCCAGACTTGAAATCGAACAAGTTTGGGTCCAACTCGAAAGACGTGTTCAGGTAAGAGATAAACCTTCCCAAACATTTCATGCTCTTAAGGAAGCCCTTGTGAACGAGAGAAGACGTCTGCCTCAAGTGAACGCGCGGGGTGTTGTCAGAGGCATGAACAGGCGTTGTAATGCTGTAATCCACGCCGGGGAGGCAATACTCCAACCTTACTTGTTCCCATTACCAATTAACCATGtgactttcttttgtttgtgcCAAGTAATTACTTTGTTTCACGACACGTTGTTAAAATCATGAATTTAGTTGCTTAGGGTGTCTCTCAATTTCATTCTGCAATTGTTATGAAATAAAAAgaagttgtaataatattattacagatttCAGTTCAATGTGCATAATAAGCAATCAAGTTATGAATGTCTAAAGGAGTAAAATTgattatttcaatgattttatttttttttatttaagctaAGATCGTGATGCAGTATGAAAACTTGTACATGTGTGaatgtaaagttaaagaattttaCATAGGAAGCTTCATGTTTGCCACAGATAATGACGATGACTGCAGATATGATCCCACCACACGTCTTTACACATTGTGTCCACCAGGATACGTATGCAGAGACGGAGACTGCAAACGGCCTCGATCAGGACGCAGAGGTGTGTAAAGTTGTTTATAATGAGCAACAAAGATGTAGACGACAGACACTGCGCACCTGAAGTCACGGTGTGCTTGTTGTAAATTGAGTGTCAAGAAAATACAAATACCTCGTACTTAATTTACGATTTACGTGTTTTGTAACAATTCCTTCATGTTGGGAATCATATCACTGtttaaagtttattttcttgaaccatTATTTAGAAGAAAGACACTTAAAATGAAATCACTTAATTTGAACGCAAATAAGAACATAAACTTTCGTTTAATGATTGCGtaagaaaaacattatttacccCTAACTtacacattatattatgatttaagTAAGCGTGTaagtagtccaccgctgtggattaacggtcagcacgtctgacagtgaaacgaacgggcccgggttcaaatctttatTGAGACAAGTTAGCTGGCCGAGGGTTTTTtctcaaccaatcgaagcagaattgctgggtaactttcgttggatctcggattcatttcgctatCATAATTATACTTCCTCTCTTGTTGATAATACATATGTGTACCTCGTTTTTaatgtgacaacgttttttagtttgTGTTAGCATTTAGCTTATTgtattgtttgtggttttgtatttttaagaattttagataagagcGCAAAATGTcttagtagctgacgcgccctttctaagccccactaactaactagaagtcctgagttcgatttCCACATTAATATTAATTCCTTGGAGATTTATCTCACGCTAATGAGAATTAGACGTTTGTTCTTTACCTTCATTTGTCACTTGTTATCTTAAATGTTTGTTTTGCATCATGCTGAACACTTGACCAAAGAGTTCTTTTAATACTTAAATgtgtaatattggttataaatCAAAGGAGAACGAGGAGCAGGttaaataatagtttttttttaatacgaaGACAAAATGTATATGAAGACTGTATATCTAACTTAACTTCCATCACAGACGACGATGACGACTGCAGATACGACCCTCGCACGGGTCATCACACTTTGTGTCCGCTAGGATATGAATGCAGAGATGGAGACTGCAAGCGGCCTTGGCCAAGAGGCAAAGGTTTGTATTCGTAGTACTCTAATACATTATTATAACAAGCGATGAAATCATGGGCGATTTTAATGCAAACTTACATCGCGTATCACGTTGAACGAGTTGATTAATTTCAGGAAAATGTTTGTACCTTATGCAAGCAAAAGAGCTGTATCTTGTGATATCTCTTAAACAACTGATtagcatacgatgaaagagtaatggaacggagaaaaactctttccggcaccgagatttgaacccgggttttcagctctacgtgctgatgttttatccactaagcccacaccggatacccatcccggtgtcggacagaatcatctcagtttaagttgcaactcttgggttccttctagtggccgccctctgcactacgtcatagatgtctatgaacgtaggactgaagtccatacatgtgctgaggtgcactcgttatgagtgactagttggccgggatccgacggaataaacgccgtcttaaatcacgaagtgatttacgcatatcatatatattattttgatgtaccgaagtacatatgatatttccatacagatattctgcgtcatcggaacggagaaaaaatctctccggcaccgggatttgaacctgggttttcagctctacgtgctgatgctttatctactaagccacatcggatacccatcccggtgtcggacagaatcgtctcagtttaagttctaactcttgggttccctctagtggccaccctctgcactaagtTATAGATgtatatgaacgtaggactgaagtccacacatggaaatatcatatgtacttcggtacattaaaataatatatatgatatgcgtaaatcacggcgcttattccgtcggatcccggtcaactagtcactcataacaagtgcacctcagcacatgtatggacttcagtcctacgttcatagacatctatgacgtagtgcagagggcggccactagagggaacccaagagttggaacttaaactgagacgattctgtccgacaccgggatgggtatccggtgtggcttagtggataaagcatcagcacgtagagctgaaaacccgggttcaaatcccggtgccggagagagtttttctccgttccattactctttcatcgtatgatgacgcagaatatctgcatggaaatatcatatatacttcggtacattaaaataatataactgaTTAGCAGTTCAAATCATTTTACCTTATAATAGTAAACAGATCTTTATAGAGATCTATATACAAAATCTATTCAGAACATACTAGATGAGATGAGAGACTTTAGACTTTACGGAATTCTGCTAATGAGGTAGAAGCAATAATAAGATCTAGAATAATGACGCCCCACTACGCACGATGTGGCTAAAGCTCTAGTCTCGTAgccaggaggcccgggttcgattttcggCGGGTCTGAATGGAATTTGTGTGGACGTAGCAGACGTTGCGGAGGGTTTTCCCAGGctactcccgttttcctctatTATTCAACCAACACTCTCTATCTTTCCCTCATTTTGTCTAACATCCGCAATAATTAAGAATAGGCTGGGGCAAAGTCTTGGGGGAAATACGGTTGCAGATCTGATATAGGAGGGGCTTGCCGCTCCGTTGTTCCACAAGGCTACAAGACTaggtattactggagtttttaagtgaacgACGCGCCTGCATATGCAAACGAAGTACTTGACTGGCTGCTCATGCGACTTCTATTTGGTAAAGATGGGCAGAACAAACcatagaccactttaacaattacactaaatttacaatttaaattatttacactatgtacattaaatacgctatttttactatttaaactaTCACAAAGAATGTATGTCTACACTGAccatacattatttacatttttatgtacagtgttgtttATTGGAATGCAAGgtaattatcttatttaataatactcttgttgcttaatcaactgtccgaagacaggtctgaaaacCTCACAAGTGGTACAAAGAAAGCATCACTTATGAGATAACTTGGCCAGGAgacaatgggatagggtggccacttcctttcttcctccattacatACACCGCCGACTATCTACTTataactatagcctacttattttgtaaatagtgtaaatatgttTGATCTATGACAGCCTACACcctttataataatgaaaatcgTAAAAATAGCGTGTTCtagtgtacagtagtgacaaaaaaaccggaccgacccttgtagctgatttcagagccttgttcactcagagcacgatagactggtaactaagactttcgtcgttcttatcctgcctgggaaggaaacatttttttattccttattcaaatttattcccaatacttttcgattgcagcgatattttactacttaattaacttattattcccagaacatgaattttgccagcaatcgaaaagtattgggaataaatttgaataaggaacaaaaaaaaagtttccttcccaggcaggattcgaaccacgaaagtgttAGTTACCAGAcaatcgtgctctggagtaaacaaggctctaaaatcaactacaagggtcggtccagttttttttgccgctactgtacatagtgtaaagagGCTGTAAGACATTGGCCAATTTCAAAAGccgatttgtaaaaaaaaactgcttttcgtctctggaatatgatctttcttcaaatattacttctgtagaatacgatttttatttttcatatatgaaTTATCCTTCATTATATTAATCATTCATTTggtccaaattatcttatttaacactaaactgTAACTATTTAGCTCTCAGAATTACATGTATCTAAACACATCCACATTTTGCTTTTTCTCttactattattacaattattattattattattattattattattattattattattattattattattattattccattgttttctgtattactgttatttataacatttgctatgtattttataccggatgagtggaagagaaggccgtaactctataagtaaaaataagtcaatcaaataaataaataaaaattttaaattgtaaggaAGACCAtcgtagtgtcattctttaacacTAGAATGCATTATGAACAGTCTGCGGGGTCTAGCTTCAATTATGAATAGAACGCCAACTACACACAAGCAAAATGCAAGTATTCCTTAGTAGTACCAGTACCTGTGTCGCGCGTGaaatatgacgtcacgccaatttAGTCTATGAACAACTTAAACCTTGGTTTTTTCTTAATCGAcatatgcgacgtgcgagatatgaggaccgcctcgcacaaatccggactacacgagagatagtgagtggtttctataactgtgagATGCGAGGTCTGTGTACCTCGcaattatagaaaccactcactatctctcgtgtagtccggatttgtgcgaggcgggcctcgcatctcgcacgtcgcatgcgttgagtcagaaaaaccaaagcttaaccttatctccgtacgccctgggacagaatatAGACACTACTTATCAAGTATTCGTCTGAGGAATGTACCTGGCTCTGTCAGAGCTAAGCAAAATGGTCCATCTTTCAGCATCGTGTTCAGGAATGCTATCAAAGCCACCGGTCGGGCTTCGACAATCATTACAAAaggacgcacaatgggccaatgCAGGTTGAAGTGCACGGATCCGCCCCTGGAGGTTGAGCCCTCGAAAAGTCAAGCCAATTCTCCACTTTTTATGCAaaattattgtaggcctaaatagATGGGAcactagaaaattacaatagataTTCCAGATTTCACTGTAGCTCAATCTCCTCTCAATTTATTTTGCGGTTACGAAATTTTTAGACAAGAAAATAGAGAATGTTTTTACTAACAGTGCTACATTTAAAAGAGGCCCACAAGTACACACTGCCATGACAACACGTATACCAGATAAACCACTTCCGATGACCATAAATCTCGTGTTACGGTTGGTgcaaattttctttcatatgcAAGTAAATATTGCATTAATGTCTTTTGAATTTATCTCTAAATAAACGTGTACggtatttatgaatattttatagAAGATGGTCCCAGCGGAGCGGATGTGTATATTTTACATAGTGCCACttatgaaataatatggaaaTTAAAATGTAAGCTTCATATTTAGGTCTGACAGAAGATTACTTAACTGACGTTCTCTGAATAGAGATACAGAGCCAGTAGCAGGTGTCTGATAAATTCTGAGTTTTCATGTTGTGCAAAATAACTGTGATGCTGATTTCTTTCGAGTCGTTGTGCGGTTTTCTTTAAGTTTATTCAAATCTTTAGTCAATAAGCGATATTCTTTGTGTTGTTAAGTCGCAATGGTCAATGCATAAGCAGTTATTAAGAGATGTTTAAGTCACATTTTTTCAATCActgtatttttataattcaaatgcttatatttttaaatattttctgaaaatatgcatgacagttttatttcgtaagatgtaatacaattttgaacGTCTTTGTTAGCTATATGTAGTAATTAATTTATACTTATCTGTTTCAAATTCAGGACGCTACCGCTATTACGATGATGATGAATTCGACGATGACTGAACTGAACACCGGCTAAAACATCTATATGAGAACGATGCCATTTTCAGATTACAGACGTATACTGGCTGTAGTCTATTGCATAATGTAAGAACATACCAGTTATGACAAGCTTATTGTAATGTAATTGTTATATTtgtcaataaataattatataatagtacattatgcaacgagcctataatggtagtaattaagacgcgagtatgtttatgaaacgagcgcaagcgagtttcataattatcatacgagcgtcttaactaccattataggcaagtttcatacgactttttatgttcgaccatatttctaacttgaaattattcataagtattcatgttattcttatctgactggggagcgaaactgaccttgtgcaatatcttgtaaattgtgagatgtacgcagacgcgaaagtattgattttttccgagacacaaatgtcattgaccttgataaacattaatcttgatatagcattgaaattgatttaaacattgaaaaacgagatgacaaatttaatttatttgaatattatttacaattaactctaattattatagtaacagaacataaccttctgcgacagtattagatttccagcctccgtgacgtttcgttagttgtctttcgattgcatatccgagaataatcgatacttgcgctttcatattgctacaacggtgttttctgattgttggaacacctgaactttaatgaataggtgtactttaatgaggtccattaaagggctgctatttCGGCATGGTCACGCATAAACGATTTATATAGTTAATTAATTTCAAAACCTCTTATCAGGTATGAGTGCTGAAGATTCAGAGAactaattacagaaaaaaaatattcagaagAGGTGCAATAGGAAACTTTTCATTGTTTTTAATGAAATTCATATGAGAGGAcagaggaagatagaaaatagaaaacattGGAAAACGTTTGGTTTGCAATTAAAGACCTGCCCTTCAGCAGAAAACTATCAGCGAATGTTAAAGAAATCGGAATTCATAACGTGTCGAAAATTGTATCTATCTTGGTCTTcaggtaaagaaagaaaatagatatagatatttgtaaaaattccAACGAGTATAAACCGTTCTCATCCCATTTCTTTGTTTACCTAAACTTCTAAAGCTAAGACAGAGCCATTGTTCGAGAAGACGTGAATTCCTTTATCACTATTTTCATTAATAGAAGTGGAAAAAGTCCTATCTATATCTCTTTAAGCAAACTCACCTTGAACTTTCCCTTATTTAGATGAAAACTACATAGATTTTTGCTATTATCACTTAAGGctggggtcgtcagcacagagcactctggggctagtctctcttacccgcggaaaacgcagtgcactagggtgaaTTTCCTTTACGGCATACGCAATACGATGGACACATCCGTTAATTCAATATTTATCGTAATGTGCCAACCATTTAAACTTTTTATTGCCGGTCATAATTACCAACGTATTTTCATTACTGAAAACAGATATAGCCAACATCAATAAATTGAAATGCTGCAGAGACAACTAGTTTgtattaaggtacggtcacacgtcgctacttttgcagcgctgcagtacaaaaaactgcgcaactctcgtactgcgacgtgtgaataACGGTGCAACcagaaaagtagcggctgcccgctacttttccatgctgcgcgcagcttagaagtagcgacgtgtgaacggGATTCTCAGGTTTGCAGCCGCAGCagttttgatatcggttttgtcgaaacttttgctgcggttgcgaccagtgttgccacccaaatgtgccaatgatacttttgtttggatatattttaatgttagatgtgatgaaaataaattatttgtaacagttattaaatgcacagcacagtctgagcatatttgctgacgatataattcattgttttaattttccgtagcgtagtttcaaacaggagggttgccaacattgattacgtgaatatgctgttggttatcatttaagtgtataggcgtttttaaaagctttatagtaaaaataatgtcaatttctgaatactagttaggacagagaagcaaataatagatgagtaagctttcgcatgagtttcttaataatgcgaacataaccataaaatgtatattgagaagtcaacacggagatgaaaATCTGCAGCATGActgtggctgcaaaagtagcgccttgtgtgtgaacagactcgcaacctcgaattacaacttttgcagcactcgggttgcgcagcacgaaaagtagcctGCAGGCGctcttttggcttacgtgtgaacacgacacgcaacttttacagctgcagtacaaaagttgcgcagcaaaagtagcgacgtgtgaccgtacctttagtctACATTAGATAACTAAGTTTTATTAGTCTGCAATGTGTCCGGGTCTGTCCTGTAGATACGTCTTTGAAGATGATTTGCTGTAGACGTAAAATACATTAAGTTACATAATTAGCGTTTGAATATCGCTGGCTGTTCTCGCCCGCCTGTATTCTAATCGCACAACAGTCAATGGGAAGCCCTGTTCGCTGACCTTGAGAAAAAAACCACAACCTGTTCCCGGACACCGAGGCATTCATTATCGCTACACGAGAGTTTTCATCATTGTACAGACAACGCTGACGTGCGAAGGATGCATTATACACAGGTAAGAAAATGTAGATAAAGCGCACTTTTTCATTGGCACAATATCTATAGTAactagttaaatataaaattacacaaatttgttCCTGTTTCGTTGTACTACTTGCAAAATAGATATGTACGTTTATGACAATTGAATCAGAAAATAGACTTAAGCAAGTACTTTTTCGTTATCATACAAATATACAAATGTGACGTAAACTTAAgttctttctatttcttcttcattTAGAGAAAATGTTACTACAGTGAAATCAAAATAGAACCGTGATATGGAATTATTGTTGTATACAAAATACGAAAaacctgaaatcccataagggcaacggcctcctacaggagtgtaggatCAGccgaaggtctactacacttggggagccagtccaagagagcttacactttacttacaatctaaacacacaaacaagctataccaactaaacacgaaaaaactatacagactaaacacaaaaactat contains these protein-coding regions:
- the LOC138709387 gene encoding uncharacterized protein; amino-acid sequence: MPKIITCVILLCMLVSLAVSDNDDDCRYDPTTRLYTLCPPGYVCRDGDCKRPRSGRRDDDDDCRYDPRTGHHTLCPLGYECRDGDCKRPWPRGKGRYRYYDDDEFDDD